AATCGGTCAGAAAAAGGCAAAGCGTCTCGCTTTTGTGATCCCCAGCGGTGCCTCGTTTCGCCCCTCGGTGCCATTTTTTTACCCCAGATGCTGCGGGGAAGCGTTCCCCGCGGGcctgacaaagcaaaacacctcCTCCTGCTCGAGCCCAGGCGACTTTGCTCCCCCAAAAACCTGCTTTTTGTGCCCAAACGGGACGGGGGGTGCCCGGATTTCCAAGCATCGCCAGCTCGGGGGTGTGCTGGGGGGCGATGGGCAGCGTCCCTGTGGGgatgggaaggaaaggggaTGCTGACAGCGATTTTCCTGGGGAATGGGATCACGTCAGCTTGACGTAAGCGAGGCGGAGGACCCCCGGGTCGCCCCCCacgccgcagcccccccccctttttccctccccGCTGCGACGtctcccttttgttttcctgccagcagctccggTTCCTAAGGAGCATCCGATGCAAATGGGGAGAAACCATGGAAACCGGCGTTAATATCATCATCCTGCCCGCAGCTCCCGGACAGTAAGGGCACCAAGGCCATcctgcaggggacagggacCCACCCGAGGAAGCTGTCCcgttttttggggggatttgggcgATGCTGTAaggctgggggcacccaggTGGCCTTGGGGTTTACGGGGGAAAAGGTTTTTTTGACGCAAAGTAAAAATTGATCAATCACCGCCCTCACACCCACGGGTGTTCAGGGTGCTCggaggggatttggggacaCGGGGTGGCCGCTGCCGAGTCCCCGCCGCTCCTCCAGGCTTTCCTGAGGTCGGTGGCCCGGCTCTGGAGGAGCTTTTTGTCCCCTTTTTTCCAACCCCTGAGCCTCCGAACACAAAGTGCACATCTGGGGAATTTCTGGAAAGGTCccttaaaggaaaagaagggacGTTGCTGTCACCAATGTCCCCACTggtggttatttatttttctgctctcccAGCCGTCCCCGTTGGGTTGTTTTACTGGAAGACCTGGAGCCCCCGAGCTTGGAAAGCCCCCcggctgctttcattttctatttacaaCCCCCAGGCTGCGAGGGCTGAGCTCACTTTTGCTGGAAGAGCAGGAAAGGAGGCAGAGCGGTCCGGGGACAGCTGCTGAGAAACGCTGACACAGCAATACCAGAACCCGACGtttattaaagatttaaaaaaaaacagaggcgGTACATAcataaattcttcttttttttttttttttccctttcttttttttttttctttcccagggaAAGCTTGTCTTAAAACgggacacagggacacaggCAGAGGTGTGGCAGCTACACGGGGGCGTCCTCGTGGACGCGCACCCGGAGGGGGCAAATGCGCAGCGCCCTGGGCAGCGCGCCCACCGGGGTGGCCCCCACGTAGAAATAGGGGAAGACGGTGCCCCCGAATTTCTCGTGGAAGGTGTAGATGTGGGTCCTGCGCTCGGCGTCGTAGAAGGAGAGCTCCCCTTCGTCGCAGTCCAGCTCCAcccgcagcctccccagctCGCCCAGCGTCGCCTCCGAGCGAGCCGCGTTGGAAGCCCGGCACGTCTCGCCGTCCGTGGGCAGGCGGTAGAGGTACCAGAAACCAGAGCGGGCGTCGTGGTGGAAATTCCAAGGGGTTCGCCCCCGGGGTCGAGCCACCCCCACCCGCCAGTTTGTGATGCCCCCCAGGTCCACCTCCCAGCTGTGGAAGCCGGCGGAGAAGCCGCGGGAGCCCAGGATGCAGGGGGCAGAGGTGAAACGCTCGGGGTTCTCCGTCAGCAGCTTGTAGCCCCCGTTGGTGACGCTGGTCAGGTCCTCAGACACCGAGAGCCAGCCCGCAGCGGAGTTGGGGTCAAAGCTGAAAGGGACTGCGGTGGGGACACCTGTATTAGGAGCGCTGAGCCTGGATTGCCACGGGGATGAGCTTTACGGGGGCAGCGTGGCCCTATAAGCACCCACCCACCCGTCCTTTCCTTTCTGGGGACAACCAAAGGCACGAGCCCGCGCCCGTGTGGAGAAATGCACTTTTTGGGGCTTCTTTTTAGGGGTTTAAGTGCCCCCGAGCACCTTTTTGCACCCAATCCCCGTCTCCCCAGCCCCATCAGAGGCAGGCACAACTGCCCCAGCACCCACTGCCCCGTTCAAAGGCTGCTCTCGCCCTTTTGGGGGGCCCCCCCCGCGTTCCCTGGTGCCTCACCCACGGTGATGTTGTCCAGCATCTTCTTCCAGACGTTGTACTGCAGCGAGCCCAGGTACTTGGCGGTGTCGATCAGCATCCCTGAGGCCACGGCCTCGGGCTCCTCGACCGTGCAGGCGATCCTAGGGCAGGATGGAGCCGGGTCGGGGTggaggcagggggctggggggggtccttTTGGCACCCTGGGTTTCTACAAGGGGTTTTTCCTACCAGCACCctgcattttctcctcctggGCTGGCTTCTCCAGCAGGGCTCGGTGCATGAGCAGAGCAAGAGAAGGTCCTGCCCCAGCTCCGGGGTCCCCATTTTGCTCTCATCCCATGGATGGGGCTGCAAATCACGCTAGGGAAGTCCCCACACCAAAAATCCCACCCGTGCCCCTCTTCCCCGATCGGGGTTTTAACGCTTCAACCCCAAGACCTGCGATGCTGCTTCATTTTTGGGCGTTTTTACCCTGCCTGAGGCACCCGTGGGGGCCCCCAGCACCTTGTCCTGCTGGAGCATGTTGCCCTGAGAGGCCACAGCAGGAGGGGACGTGAGGGTACGGGACGTTGTGTGGGGCAGAGACCTCGTTTTGTGCCTCGGGCAGGGCTACAGGGGACACAGCCAGAGCCAGGACTCACCTGCGCTTGCGGTTCTTGTGggtctgaaagagaagaagacaCCAAACCATCAAACCTCTGCTCCTAcggggtcccgggggggttATAAACACCCCGAGGATCACCCAGCGCCGCTGTGGCCTCGCTTGGGGGAGCCACGGGGACCCCAGGGCAGCACCTCGGGAGGGGTTTTACCATGAGGAAGGTGTAATCGTCCTCCTTGAGGTCGTCCTGGAGCTGGCAGGCCTCGTTGAGCAGAGCCCGGCTCTCGTCCGACAGCTGCTTGATCTTGCCCTCGACGAGGCCGCGCTTGTGGCGcgtctcctcctgcagctgggacagcagcGCCTTCTGCTCGCCCTGCAGGAACTCGTGCAGCTTCTCAAACTCCTTCTTGATCTGCTCCTCCAGCCGCACGGCCTCCACCTGCCCGGGGTGGGGATTTCACAGCTTCCCTTCGGGATCTCACGTGTGCTCGGCACACCTAAGATCCCCTAAATCCGCCCCAAAATGGAACCAGAGCTCTCCTCCGGCTGGGAGCTGCCCTCCCCAAATAAACGGCCCCGCTGCCAAGGCGGGCACCACCCCAAGCCACATTTGA
The nucleotide sequence above comes from Aythya fuligula isolate bAytFul2 chromosome 3, bAytFul2.pri, whole genome shotgun sequence. Encoded proteins:
- the TRIM35 gene encoding tripartite motif-containing protein 35, whose translation is MLPAPARPPHRPPRRRGRCKRCRSPFISAMEKGSSPPPGSSVTLSSSSTSTLKEELLCPICYEPFREAVTLCCGHNFCKGCVSRSWEHQYHLCPVCKEPASPDDLHVNHTLSNLVEMILKEEGQRRGRPAALCALHHEEAKLFCLDDKELACFSCQSSKQHEGHKMRPVQETAADFRAKLKNMETSLRDKVKDFGTVHRCYESISKHNQVEAVRLEEQIKKEFEKLHEFLQGEQKALLSQLQEETRHKRGLVEGKIKQLSDESRALLNEACQLQDDLKEDDYTFLMTHKNRKRRIACTVEEPEAVASGMLIDTAKYLGSLQYNVWKKMLDNITVVPFSFDPNSAAGWLSVSEDLTSVTNGGYKLLTENPERFTSAPCILGSRGFSAGFHSWEVDLGGITNWRVGVARPRGRTPWNFHHDARSGFWYLYRLPTDGETCRASNAARSEATLGELGRLRVELDCDEGELSFYDAERRTHIYTFHEKFGGTVFPYFYVGATPVGALPRALRICPLRVRVHEDAPV